A window of the Callospermophilus lateralis isolate mCalLat2 chromosome 7, mCalLat2.hap1, whole genome shotgun sequence genome harbors these coding sequences:
- the Edn2 gene encoding endothelin-2 isoform X2, with protein MASVPTTWCSIALALLVALQEGKGQAAATQEQPALSPHAQGAHLRFRRCSCSSWLDKECVYFCHLDIIWVNTPGQTAPYGLGNPPRRRRRSLPRRCECSSTQDSACATFCHQTPWDISAAKIRSARRQREATREPKPAHSRWRKR; from the exons ATGGCCTCTGTGCCCACCACCTGGTGCTCCATTGCTCTAGCCCTGCTTGTGGCCCTGCAAGAAG GGAAGGGCCAGGCTGCTGCCACTCAGGAGCAGCCCGCGCTCTCGCCCCACGCCCAAGGCGCCCACCTGCGGTTCCGCCGCTGCTCCTGCAGCTCCTGGCTTGACAAGGAGTGCGTCTACTTCTGCCACCTGGACATCATCTGGGTGAACACTCCTGG ACAGACAGCTCCTTACGGCCTGGGAAACCCGCCAAGGCGCCGGCGCCGCTCCCTGCCAAGGCGCTGTGAGTGCTCCAGCACCCAGGACTCTGCCTGTGCCACCTTCTGCCATCAGACACCCTG GGACATCTCTGCTGCCAAGATCCGCTCTGCCAggcgacagcgggaggcaacaagGGAGCCCAAGCCGGCCCACTCCAGGTGGAGGAAGAGATAG
- the Edn2 gene encoding endothelin-2 isoform X1, with protein MASVPTTWCSIALALLVALQEGKGQAAATQEQPALSPHAQGAHLRFRRCSCSSWLDKECVYFCHLDIIWVNTPGQTAPYGLGNPPRRRRRSLPRRCECSSTQDSACATFCHQTPWAEAGSVLSSQSPADVFQTRKTWAKEGELLQRLRDISAAKIRSARRQREATREPKPAHSRWRKR; from the exons ATGGCCTCTGTGCCCACCACCTGGTGCTCCATTGCTCTAGCCCTGCTTGTGGCCCTGCAAGAAG GGAAGGGCCAGGCTGCTGCCACTCAGGAGCAGCCCGCGCTCTCGCCCCACGCCCAAGGCGCCCACCTGCGGTTCCGCCGCTGCTCCTGCAGCTCCTGGCTTGACAAGGAGTGCGTCTACTTCTGCCACCTGGACATCATCTGGGTGAACACTCCTGG ACAGACAGCTCCTTACGGCCTGGGAAACCCGCCAAGGCGCCGGCGCCGCTCCCTGCCAAGGCGCTGTGAGTGCTCCAGCACCCAGGACTCTGCCTGTGCCACCTTCTGCCATCAGACACCCTG GGCTGAAGCCGGGTCAGTCCTAAGCAGCCAGTCCCCTGCAGATGTGTTCCAGACTAGAAAGACGTGGGCCAAGGAAGGAGAGCTCCTCCAGAGACTAAG GGACATCTCTGCTGCCAAGATCCGCTCTGCCAggcgacagcgggaggcaacaagGGAGCCCAAGCCGGCCCACTCCAGGTGGAGGAAGAGATAG